A window of Chrysoperla carnea chromosome 3, inChrCarn1.1, whole genome shotgun sequence genomic DNA:
tactttaaaaatctgAATTTCTTCTCTGAAATGGCGCTTGCCAAAACATCTATCTTATGATATAGTAATATTTATCTGAAATTGAATGGAAAGCTTAAAGGCATAATTTAAGTAAGtatagttgtatttttttttaggtaaaatttCTCCCTAATCTGTTCGATTTTCAAAGGAATGTTGATCAATGAGGGTCAGTATCAAATTCAAGTGCACCATAAAATATCTTCGAACATTCAAGCCGTAACACGTTACGTAAAACACATTGTATGGGGGATATTTGAAACCGTCGATTAAAAATGGGTCACCGTCTATATAAAGTATATCGATACGAACAATTAGAGCTTTTATTTCTACAATTTACATAAACGATCCTTTATTTCAATGAATGAATCTTAATATGAATTAGTATAAATTCTAGTGAGTTATGGGTATGAATTTCATACCCTCTAGAATttgcaaaaagttttaaaagcgaactttttttttttaattcgatgtatctatttatttattttagagtcaatttatttcgtaaactggttatcattttttaactcaaaacgcaataattaaaattttgaatattacattaaaatcgTAATTGTTACAGGAGATATTAttcttacatataaaataacctATTAACAtttgtcaaaaacaaaaataaacttgacCAAATACTGAACCTGTcagtctttaaaaataatttttttaaatttctaactatttttaatgactttcatTTAGAcgtaatatcaaaataaaatacataaaaatgtctACAACAAATAGGTAATGAAAATGTACTAtcgtatcaaaataaataattttaagcatttataataattttcttttttttgttattgcaaTTTCAGAAAACGTAGTAGAGCTTTATTCGACGATGACAGCTTAGAATTTATGCCATTATCAAagcgaataaataatttacatattaattcAACAATACCAGGGAATTTACCAAATAATAGTCAACCAATTGAACAATGGGGACCTGGTCCACCAGCACAGCCACAGTATCAACCCGAATTAAGTGTAAATCAGAATCCTTATTATTATACGactaacaaattattatttgatttgtatATTGAGCGTATGAATCGAAATGGCCATCAATTCTAGCGagcatttaagttttttaaataagtatttttttacatagttATTCATAtcagttattattattcttcattttgaagatcgttttaaaattacctattatatacaattattaagtCTATTTATTGATATACTACACCAATCgattgcattttaaaatatgtaacaaaGAAGTTCGATATTGCGTATTAgatttcaatatttgttttttgaaattatttcgaatttctctgaaacatattttcatatttatgttattaaattatttattataatcaaattgtgtttaaagagaaattttggtgtaattttaatattacattgtTTATCCAATccacttaataaaaaatttttattttaccaacgTGATGTGATTTAAGGACGAACATGcgtgaacctgttttgctatgtgcgttcatagggaaacagtacgtaaattttaaagaattttaaattagtagaaaatagaaattttttttgaaattctattaaaagtttaaataataattaactggtaaaagtttcaagtatggttatcgatataatttttgaaaaatatcgacttatattttccatttagtctcatgttaaaccttacttttagtcactttttaaacttaaaatttaatgaaattaattcgataacaggatatttttcctgttttaaatcatagaaaatcatttaaactatcgctttatcatattgtttttaatttctctactaatatcgttgacgcatgaacgtccttaaatctctgacttttaacaaattttaagaaaaaatttttattttcaaaattaaaattagtgttataatttcaaatgcatagttttaattattataaaatcgatcgGAGAACATggttctttttgaaatttaataataaaataaataattgtaaacaatacggtagttgcttagttttaattttaatatttcgttaaaatttgaaaatgtacgAGAATGATGACaagatatgaaataaaaattaaaatcgattggcaaacataaaagatataagcaattaaataattttatctatattttcttataacaaCTTTTGATTTGTAGTCTCTATGGCAGCTGCAATTTATGACATTTAAATCCTTTCTATTTGTTCATTTAAATCCttcaaattttcgtaatttttgatgttatcccaaaaattgatttcatattATGTTTTTGATCTATAACAAACGTCGAttgacacaaaaaaataaaaaaaattttaggcgCCTACcctattacaaaatttagaaaggAATATTATCATAAGGTCGTTTTATCGCtctagtatatttaaaaaaaagatgattattattaaaaatttagtttttttcataaatatgcgtctttttttaaagattttagcGTAAGGcactttcaacttaaaattgtccaaagaatacgaTTTTAAGCAATGACCATCAGTTCCGGGCCACCCTGTAAAGACTCTGTTTAAAGTATCAACCTTCAATTCGCTGTATAAAAATTCTGTTAGTTTTGTTCTGTCATCTGTGATTATCAGACATATTATAAAAGATTCATTTTggtttgaattataaaatagttCTTGAAGTTTCTTGTTTCTATGgaagataaatatttatgatttttgtttttggaaggGCGAAAATTGGGCCTTATCGATACTCATTCTTTGGTTCTTGACCTTAGTACAGGCCAGGattggaataaaatttgtttcaagaataacaaaaagttgacgtaattttcaattgttggaAATAAGaatcattttagtttttaagaaactttTATGTATTGTAGAAAAGtttaatgatttgaaattaaaatctaGTTTATATAAATCCACGTAAAGACAAAAATCTCAATAGTTtagataatgtttaaaattattgtaaaatgaaacccacgtaatttaatgttttaatataacTCATGTGAATCTAGTTAAGATAATCCGGCCATGTCAAATggcattcatttaaataaaactataaaataggcattttttaaaaatttgagcaTGTGTGATTGATGAAAAACTTTGAtaacacttaaattttattagtaaagttattgaatttttatactaattgtaaaaataaacattcaaaagtatacatttgaaaaattgatgtttAAATTGGAACCTgcacaataaaatacaaatgtgCATTATGGTGAAATTATTTGATAGAAGGTCCTTCTTATCATGCTACTCAACAAGGAATTGAATtaacccaaaatttttaaatgtacagtTAGTTTTTGgttgataatttttgttccaAACAGTTCTGACTGTTCACTAAAATGTTGACTTTTAAAACTATGCCCAGTGATACGGTTGATGAGCAAGTTAAGAAGAAATCGACCAAAACGTCTTTTGTATTTGATTTGTGCAGGatcttttatcaattattattgttaaattcactgccaaaaaacaattatttgtaaattacttGCTGACCGAATTATCTAGATCAGgtttaatatattgtttatagttttaatgtataaatttcATTAGTCGAAGttaacgaaaattaattttattctgtgCATGcagtttttaattacttaaaacttttacatcacacatttttatataagtgGAAAACGACCAAAATTACGTAATTGTCACTTTGATCGGTGCCGTCTTTTATAATTGCGAGGCCCTAGGCTCAGGATGATTGGTGGCCCAtgcaaggaaattttttttggtatatatagTAATATCTCTTATTTAAAACACAACtcgaatcatttttaataaatatacacaaatttcaaataataatttccattattcaaattaagatgagcatttttgtgggctgtattatgcattttgttaaaatatatccccttcaggacccacagtaaaaatatttagctaaattataaaattattattaactagtGACCCGTCCCGGATTCACACGGGTGCAACTTTTCTGTAGACCTTTTCAATGTGTACAATACttagtacattattttgataaaactcgtagggttcagcctgcgtttgcaatgtatgcggaaaaaatgtaattatttacgacatcactttagaaacctcaaaaatagcagtacttctccactatttaatggatgttattatacatataaaccttcctcttgaatcactctatctattaaaaaaaaccgcatcaaaatccgttgcgtagtttcaaagatttaagcatacaaagagacatagggacagagaaagcgactttgttttatactagtAGTGATGATGATTAGCTAAGCTTATAATctacctaaatatttttattgtgggtcctgaaggggatatattttaacaaaatgaataatttccatggtatgaaaatataatattttgaaatgcaaTAGTCAATTCTATGAAAGTTAAAATGTCCTAAAAATGTTGTGTTTCTGATTTGTTTAGCCCCCGTCCCCTACCCCAAAACCTGGGGGTCTATAAAGCCTATGTTTAAAGACGGCTCTGTCTTTggtaaaactttgaaatttatgaatttcaaaatattaaataaacattaaattccattattccactaaaaaaaagtaaaaaattcaagtaaaaattccattttataaaatttataagtatttgTAAGTTTTTTCGTCATTATAatttactagaaaaaaaaaacaagtttgtcaaaatagaatttaaattgTCTGATTTTAGTTCCCACCTCTctctgaaaaattataaaagtcacttcaaaattttaagctaataaattcattaaattttgcaaatggACTCTGCTATTAATTgccaatttttgaacaaaaaagatgataaattttgtttttaatagctGTCTTAATTGGATATTAATTAATCTTATTATATGTATCATCTGATTCAAAAGAAAGTATTTAGGCAGAGAATTTCGTATAAGAATTTCTGATCATATGTTCTCAGCCTTATACCAagtacaattataattaaaaagtcaATTGTTAGACAATAGCATACTTTTGAGTCTgaagaatattaataaaaagagtGCTAAAATGATACGAAGCTTATCAGAgttggaaatatatttttatattttcaatctgGTAAAAAATAGACACTGTTTTAGAAACAttgtaatttatagtttttttaaaccttatttttatttaggcaTAATCTATTCTTTTTAaggttttcaataaaattatttaacaaaacttaGTTTActgctatttattataaaaaatttgatttttttaagtggtataccagatttttagaattataagaaaatatatttatttttaaatttgaatgtaaaattattgataattatgtaataaagaaatgattttaaattacaccaaaaaatcttttaattataagctataatgtaattaatttctcatttattgaaatttacttggaataaaaaaattataatgtagttGAAAAACAAAcgcaaataaattgtttgaattACCCTCCTCATTAAACATTTGTAAGTTTATTGTCCCATCTAGTGATAGTTTACGAAACTATTAAACCAATATGTCTGAAATGTAATATACTTATTGTAGGTGCATTATCAAtgacgacattttttttatttgtttttacgtTCTTCCAATTACTCTTAAtccatctaaaatatttaattataacaataagaaaatttgctacaattcgaatatttttgtttgaacgcTTTAGAGGTGGAAAAAGTTTGTGAAAGGTGTTTttctaatgataaaataaagtgACCTGTTTTTGTAGTGAACGACGCTGTGATACTCAACAAGCGGGGTTTAAAGTACCGTTAGTTATTGCCAGTTTGTTACGTAGCAAGTTTAGTCGCGGGTGGGAATTGTCGCGATTTTAGAAAGAGTAGGGGTTGTATACGGGAAAAGTAGAGGGGTGATCGTTAATATCATCGGTTCTAACAGGTGCTTGTCaccccgaaaaaaaaaacaaaaaagtccgcgagtgaaaaaatcaaaataaaaagaaaacattgaAAAACTGCTTCAACTGTTCTTTGGTTACATTTTGATAGGCGATTTCATTCAAGGTCAATAACCTGTAGCATCTGTAATTCTTCCCGTTCCTGAAATATGtgctaattttttaaacagttaagtatatgaattatatttttttattgttagctTTTATTTTTAGACATTAACAAATGGGATTTCGAGAAAAAACCTCATAGTAATTACGTCGTCACAATATATAAcggtatttcaaaatattgaaactattttcaaattcaCCCATcttaaaaatctttcaaaaataaattttaatttgttattcaattattgatttttattgtcaataattttatgttgtgcataaatattatacttatttaaattatatttgaggTTAGGTTACTCATTGATTACTCAttcttcaattttatcaaagttGAACGAATTGAatccaaagaaaaaaaaaacaagatacGCATcaacgatttttaaaataaaatgcctCAAGAATTATTTTTGGATCCTCAAATACGTTTTTGGGTATTTTTAccgttattatttttgaatttcttggaaGGAATATTGAGTCATTTTACTCTAATATTAATTGGATCTCCCAAAACTATACAGTTGTCTCAAGTTGAAGATAGTCAAGCGATTGTAAGAGCGAAGTTATTAAGACAAAATGGACATTTATTAACGTATAAAGCGTATCATATGAGGCATAGTTTCTTTAATAATCCAGTTAATGGTTATTTTGTCGATGAAACTAAAAATGAACCAGTGACAACAATGCATAATTTAGTAAAAGATCCATCATTTGTTAATGATATGTTAAAAGGTGcgattacttataattatttaatatagaaattaCAGCTTGAAAACCAgtgatacatttttaattcGTCATAAAAATCAAGCCCCGTTTTATGATGGCCTATCAGAGATTTCAATCATGTGACGAAACTTTAGAGAATCAGCccgaaacaatttttcataattattgatgattgaagtaGTATTCTCATGATTTTTCTTgttccttttttcttttaaataattctaaaggTAGTACATCTGTACTGTAGATGTAGTTGATCTAGCTAAATTAAAAGACCTTGTTTACGCTCTACCTCTATTAAACGTGATGTTAAACGTCCTCTAGAAATATATCTGTTAAACGCCGCTCTAGCTAaggctaaaaaaataataacttataaatttaagtaactcaatgttaaaaataaaagcttagTTCCATTTAAGTGTAAACTCGCTCCTGTAGCTACATAAGGATTTCGAATTTGTCCATTATCTCTTAAGTCAGGTATGAGCTGAGGTATGATTTTAGAAATAGTATGGACTCCCCTGACTTCTAATTTCAAGCATAATATCAAGAAAGATTTATCTCGCCAGATTTTCGTATATGGTACTACTTAATTTATATTTGGCGACGAGGCAGACgcttttaaaagcaaaaacaaTGCCTTTAGAATAGATTATCTGGAATTactttgcattaaaaaataagggTTACTAAAAATCTTGTTACTTACACATCTTTCCTCTCGGTGCTTATTTATCACTATGATTAAACGAGTAGTTCTTAAGTtctaaaattgtgtattttatcgaatttttggtAGCCTTTTATAGTCAATTTGGCTTGTTCTGGGTCTGCCGTGCATCTTGTCTTTTATTTCAAAGTGTATCTGGGATTCTTGGATGCTAGGTTGTAGTCTCCAATAAGTCATcatatattgaattttgattatcGCAGTCAAACTGAAGCATTCATGTTAGCAAAAGTGACGTCGGATAACATTCGGCACCACTGTATGTGAGCATGTCTACACGCTCGCTCTTGGGTATTAGGGTTTTCAGCTAAGAGACGCTCTATCTAgacatgatttaaaaatatgtattgacAAAAAAACTGCTATTTGATCTTAAATCCAATAATTCTGAAATAAGTTCATGAAAacgtttatttttagtaattttgaaCGGCCTAATATGACGTAACCTAATATATGTAGAAATAATATCTCCATGGGTACTACACATGTTTCAAGTAGTAGTATACCATTTTATGTGGAAGTACAGCGTCTCCTTTCTATAATACCTCCATGTGTGAAAGAAAACTTAAACCTCACAAAAACCTACTTAAATGTACACTTTTGCGTTCATGTTGCTTCCTTAAAATCGCTTAACTTGAATGTAAAAAGTGTAAGTagcaaaatcaaacaaaataataataaattttaaaaatcaaaaaggtAACATAACAAAAATCATACCAATGCTAATTGGTGGCGGTTGGATAAATTGGATGTTCTCTGGTTTTGTAACAACAAAGCTACCATTTCCATTAGCATTACGCTTCAAACCAATGCTACAACGAGGTATTGAATTAGAAGCATTAAATCCATCATGGGTATCATCAGCATCATGGTATTTCTTAAATGTATTTGGTATACGTAACAtatattcattgtttttaacTGAAGATGAAATGTACTATGAtgaaatcaattataataatgagATACTAATGTCACCAATGACACCATCGGGTCGTCCATTTAAAATGGAATGGGAAGCATTAGAAATTATTGAACATGAATGGAAACTTGATCAGAttgaatatgaatttatttcgaaatataaaaagatttattgatttttttttatacaattctaaattttatatttctacgattatattttgatattgttatccctaatattgattataaaatttgtaaaagttgCTGCTAAGATTGTATTagtcattaatttaaataaacttaatctTTAAATGTTTCAACTACATTACTCATTAAAAACTAAGTACCTGGGCAACCTAGCTTTGCTCGGATGCgtaaagtttaatttatattgaaaataattatgttaactGTTATCTGTCGTGAGTAATAGCTAATCAATGGATCTTATCAGACATGCATGTCATGTTAACAAAGTGCCACCTGTTTTTGaatcaatatattaatattttattatttagctcaATATTCTATGAGATGGCGTTTGAATGCttatcttaaagaaaaaaatagttttcagggtgaaatttttttccttaagataaaatgttctttatctTGTTTTTAACcagtttatatgtaatatatatcaaggtatactatatatgtaatatatatcaaggtataagtttggtcccaagtttgtaacgctttaaaatattgatactacgaacaaaattctggttttccgtctgtctgtctgtctgtggacacgataactcaaaaacgagaagagatatcaagctgaaattgagATAAAAAGTGAGGATGGCCAATAATGGGGCAATAAGATCACACATTCCTTGCATGTATTTACTTAagtagtaattaaatttttgcggtttatttaatattttttagtattattattaaaagcctTGACATAATCATCtcaatttgttaatatttaattataacaaaatctctactttataatcataaaaatggtGTTGTGAGCAGGGTTATAGGAAACCTCGAAAACTGAGAATTCTCAGTTATTTCCTAGAATCTAAAAATCCGGAAAGATTCTTcgtctgatttaaaaaaaattttattgaagtttACACCAATTTTTTGCTCGCGTCGTTTGCGAATCAAGGAGTACttaaaaactcataaaatttttaagtttttgatttgTGTCTTCTAAACGGtgcatttttaagtaaatttaagtattttacaaattaaagaatataaaattttacgtcGAATAAGTATTGcatatacattttgaaatacGTCAGTCGTTAAATAGTTGGTATGTGAGTTTAAAAATGatcatttatgataaaaaaaagaaacgttttTTCGTAGATTCGGTAGAATAAAAGCAATACTGGGTGAATactttgaaaactttgatatatattttacggTTTAACAATAGTACAtttaattttccacaaaatgaatttacaatatTGGCTTTACTACTCTTCGCACTGAACTGTTCGTATCAACTATTCATACCCAACTGTCCATAAGAACTGGAAGTTATTTTCACAGCACAACCATAATTACACTTTTTCCATATACATCGTTTCCATGAAAatctttcaattttcttttttcacagCCTCAATGTCGGGGTCCATAGGCAATAGAATGCTCCGGGATCCTCAGACAGAGCGGTTTTTTGACTGTTTGTTAATTATCTTGGTGCCCCCTGTAGTTCCCTTCTCATAAAAATTGACCTTTTCTCcatattttttgtctttttcctTTTTGATACTCTTAAATCAACTTGGAGCTCTTCTCCTATAGATTTGTCATTTTCTATTTTGACCTTTCCTCCAGGCCTCTAGGAAGTTGTCTACTCCACCTAATGGTTAATCCGCCACTGCTTCCAAAAACCACCCACGATAACAGACTCGTTACAGTATTGTAGAGGTTTGTTATTTAAGATGAGGTTAAAGTATCTTTTTATTGACCCCTTGAATCCCTCTCGAAACAATCATAGTTAAATAACTGAATTACatataatactttttgaatcattcaaCAATAAGTATCCAAAGTGCAGTATTTTCTAtcgattacaaaaattgtaggCAATTTACATTACATCCTTGTAAGGTCGTTTATATAAAAGTGGAAAAggtatttgcatttttttcttgttgcaaaatgaaaattaacctATCCTATGCagtgtgatcaaattaactttttgaattttttaattctgagttcggagaaaaaaattgaatttagtagataattatgatacaaattgaagaaactaaaatctaacattttttgatggtcggaaagggtccaaaaaaaagtgtaaagtggcctaatccggtctttcgcgtcagacaccgtcggattgagttaaaaataaaaaagcgtttAATAAGCTTAGGGGCCgtaaaaaggcaaaaaaaatgagctgcgaatgaacccgattggtccatcgatgtccccacaaattgcaaaaaaccatcgattttgctcgaaatttcaaaacttcataactcttgttgttttaaagattcaaagctgagatttaaatgtaTTGTAGCTTTTGTGCCCATGAAATATCACACTTTTACTGAAGATAAGAGGTTGGAACTTTAGTAGGTAtttctttaactattgaagcatatgatcgcgtaaGAAAAATAGCatgttaccgcaccacaacttttttagggccgtTTTACAAAAGTACTGTTTTTTGCTTTCAGCTGCGGTttacaaaaagtatacattcgatcttgctgaaattgtgtgtgatattTCATGGacacaaaagctacaatccatttaaatctcagctttgaatctttaaaacaacaagagttatgaagttttgaaatttcgagcaaaatcgatggttttttgcaatttgtggggacatcgatggaccaatcgggttcattcgcagctcattttttttgcctttttacggcgcctaaccttattaaacgcttttttatttttaactcaatccggcGGTGTCTAGTTTCCAGCCTTGGCGCCAAACTCGATGAAATTAGATAAGATCGTTTTTTAGCAGaagttacaaaataatatacagtgtgtctacttaagttggttccatatggaaaacttattataaggtttacgaaataaagttattctttacaaaaatctctgcttttgaaaatattaacattcagtcagcaattaaattttgatatcgaaTGTACAGGGTGGCCAGAAATTGAAAAAGGATAGAAATGTTTTGGCTactccaattattaaattttgcaaatcctaCTTATAAAACACGTTATCTGTTATCCTAATTAAGCAATCATCGGACTTCAAATGTATATTTGCTGATTTGAAACACTTAATGAATGAcatgtaacaaaataattaatacagaagatttatttttcataaattgcattacaaatacaattattGTTGACGTAACaacagttatcttcagttcAGTTAAATTGTTCTTTtgcaaaattctttaaatacacaaatatttttatttatttatttatttttttgaaaatttaggtTAAAATAGTCGTTGCCaaaacattcctatcgaacttttttttgtgggaatacattcgatgtcaaaagtgaaaagctgaatgttaatattttcaaaagcagcaatgtttataacattttttcgcaaaccttATAATATAGTTGTTCATATGGAGCTAACTTAACACTGTAtgaatgtacatatattttcgaATTCTTCGTGATAAAGAATTCGAATCTTGTATGagtagacaaaaattaaaatacattttcttgtTAATTCGATCAGTGGACATATTGCATAGTCTTTGGTTGTCAGATAAAATACCTGTTTTGATTTACTCTTAAACAAAAAGCTTAAAAGAATTAgtaagatgaaaatattttaattataagagTAAGCAAATGTAGTGGGTATTATTTTCTCCcgccataaaaattataatttctttactACCAAATTGATCAAACGGTTTAATAATTCACAAGAATACAACAAAAGATGTTGCATTGCTTCGACCATCGGTCTCTTGTTTAATTGATGGTATGAATTTACGTTGCGATAAGTATCAACAATTAATTGGATCGCCCGtaagaattttaaaactaatgcaTCGAGCCATGTTTAAGTTTGAAgtttcaaggattgtttttcattaaaatcggttaaaaaaaattgaatattacagataaatcatgttgaaaatgattatttattaataataaaataaaaaatgtttaattgaatACAGTGATTTCAGTAAGATTGACTGGTTGAGTGCGCACGCTTACAATTGTTAATGTGAAAGTTAACTGTTAAGGAATCCACTATTCAACAAACACGGACCTACTTTATGGCTATGTAGGACAATTATTATACACACAAGTGTATATGCAATGTATCGGTTATTATATACCGTTTTCTTACTAAAATATGAaatcaaatacatttatatattatgctTACTGTAAATTTCTCTTTGAAAGTGGGATTAATATTGAATATCCCACACTACTCAAGTAGAATGCGGTAGTAGAAATAAACCATTTCctcttcaatttttatattattc
This region includes:
- the LOC123296449 gene encoding uncharacterized protein LOC123296449 — protein: MSTTNRKRSRALFDDDSLEFMPLSKRINNLHINSTIPGNLPNNSQPIEQWGPGPPAQPQYQPELSVNQNPYYYTTNKLLFDLYIERMNRNGHQF
- the LOC123296064 gene encoding ER membrane protein complex subunit 3-like, which produces MPQELFLDPQIRFWVFLPLLFLNFLEGILSHFTLILIGSPKTIQLSQVEDSQAIVRAKLLRQNGHLLTYKAYHMRHSFFNNPVNGYFVDETKNEPVTTMHNLVKDPSFVNDMLKGNITKIIPMLIGGGWINWMFSGFVTTKLPFPLALRFKPMLQRGIELEALNPSWVSSASWYFLNVFGIRNIYSLFLTEDEMYYDEINYNNEILMSPMTPSGRPFKMEWENTTKDVALLRPSVSCLIDGMNLRCDKYQQLIGSPVRILKLMHRAMFKFEVSRIVFH